In the genome of Paenibacillus sp. GP183, the window AATATGTTAGATTATATCACATAGAATAGTAGAGTGAAAGTATTCATGTAATTTAATTTCCATATAATTCATTATCAGGTCGTATTTCCTCACATGAAGATACACCGATTTCACATCATAACTCAAAAAGGGCGGGACGATTGTCCCACCCTTAGGTTAATTTCGCAGCACACAATCGAATAATGGGAATCAGACTAGCCCTTAAATTTTTTCAAAAACTGCACGGCTTTCATGATGTCCGCTTCGGGATTAGCCCCTACTTCCCGTTCGATCGTTAAGTATCTGGAGTACCCGATATCAGTTAAGGCCTGCAAATAACCCTTCCAGTCAACACTTCCTTCTCCGAGAGGAACTTCCTCGAAGGCTTTCCCTCCACTGGCCATCTCTGCGATTTTCTCATGATCGAGAGGATCATAACCAAGCGCGCCATAAACCTCTCGAGGATCTATTTCATAATTACGTACTCCATCTTTAGCATGCGTATGAACAATATAATCCTTCAAGGTATATACGCCTTTTACCGGATCGTCACCTGTGACCATAACCATATTGGCAGGGTCAAAATTGACAGAAACGCCATTGGAGCCCAGTCCGTCGAGAAAAAGCTTCAGTCTATTCGCGGTTTCCGGTCCTGTTTCGATGGCAAAAAAAGCACCCATGCTTTTCGCGTATGTGCTCAATTCCTTACACGCCAAATGCATAGTTTCGTATATTTCGCTCTTTGGATCCTCAGGAACAATTCCTATATGGGTAGTGACAATGTTGGTGCCAAGCTCCATGGCCAGATCGAGAATGCGTTTTGATTTTTCAACCTTTTGTGCGTTAACGCTTTTATCCTGAAAGCCGTGTCCGCCTAAATCTCCTACCAATGCAGAAATTTCCAAGCCTAAGGATTCAATATAGGATTTCCATTCCTTGCGGGCCGAAGGCGTCAGGCTGGCAGGGTCCATCTCTCCGGAAACGGCATATATCTGCACGCCGTCGGCGCCTACTTCCTTAGCCTTAATCAAGCCCTCCTTCACACCGACACGAAAACTATCTACGATTACTCCAATTTTCATAATAAATTCACTCCTTCTGGAATATTTGATGATTTAATTTTTTACTGTCCCGCTTGCTCCCAAATTCTTCTCGCATTCTCCAATCCGATCCGCGTGCCGGTCAAGCAATCTTCCATGCCTTCGAACTCAATGGAAATATAGCCGTCGTAATCGGAGGATCGGATCTGTCGAATCACTTCAGACATGTCAATATCTCCACAGCCGATAATGGCTCCTCTTAGAAAGTTGCCATGGCTTGTTTGAAACCAACCTTCTCCCGGGTTTCCCCGAGACTTACGATAATAGAAATCCTTCAAGTGCAACATGGAGGCATAGGGAAGCAAGCTCTGAACTGAGCAAACCGAATCGGCGTCGACGCACATAACGTTTCCCACGTCCATAGTGATCATAAAGTTGGAACGATCCACCTCATTCATGACCCTGAGTACTCTTTCCGGTGATTGGATGAAATACCCGTGGTTCTCCAGACTGGTGGTGATCCCGAACTGCGCCGCATAGTCAGCTATTCGTCTGCATGGCTCGATCAACCTGGGGAGATCGGCTTCAAACTGCTTGACGGACGTTTCCGCTATTGGACGAAAGGCCACGTCATGCCGCATCCTCTTAACGCCAAGCCGATAGGCAATGTCTACATGAGTCATAAGCTTGCGGATTTCCTGTTCTGTTTCATCCTCTGTCGGCTTAAGGAAGTTGGCCCCTACCGCGTAATTTGAAATATCCAACCCGACTTCTTCCGTCTTCCTGCGGATCGTATCGATCAAATCCGGATTTTCAACCAGATCGAACCCGATAGGGACGATCTCTACATGCTGCGCTCCTTGATCTGCCATCCACTGAATAGCTTCTGTTACAGTCATCTGCTTCGATTGTATGGCCCTGCTTAAGCTGTAAGAACTTACTCCCAATTTCATGTAATTGTCCTCCATGGATTCAATTTTTAGCTCCGTTAGCCCGCCTGTTCCTCTAATGGAGTCACGCACTTTTCCAGCGGCAGACGGAGCGTGATCCGGGTGCCCCTGCCCGTGCCGCTTTCGAAGAGGAATTCCGATTCCTTGCCGTAATACATTTTCATGCGGGTAACCACATTTCGCAGACCGAACAAGTCCTTCTCCTTTTTGATGTCTGTCGAAATGCCTTCTGCAGCTAGTCTCGACGCTTCCTCAAGTTTGACACAGATATAGTCGAGCCTTTGGTTTTCCACTCCTGCTCCGTTATCGCTCACTTCAAGCACCAGCATGTTGCCTTCCAAATATGTAGATATGACGAGCTCCCCGCCTTCACTCTGTTTTTCCAGGCCATGCAGAACGGAATTTTCCACAATGGGTTGTAAAAGGAGCTTCAGTACATGATAAGGCTCGCTTTCCTCGGCGATGTCGTACCTGACTGTAAAATGGTCCAAAAACCGCAGCTGCTGGACTTTAATATAATATTTCAAATGCTCGATCGTATCTTTTACTGAAAACGTCTCGTTCCCCTTGTTCAGGCTTAGCCGGAAAAATTTCGACAGATTGAGGACCATTTCGCTGATTTCATCTGCTTCATAGTTTTTGGCCGTCCAATAGATGGAGTCAAGAGTATTATAAAGGAAATGCGGGTTGATCTGCGACTGCAAAAACTTAAGCTCCATTTTGGACAGTAAAAGCTGTTTCTCATAGTGGTCGCGAATGAGTGTCTTCTGGTTTTCAGCCATCCGGTTGAACGATTCGATGACATACCCCAATTCGTCCACGCGCGCGTCTTCCAATTGTATGGTGAAATTGCCCGTGCGGAGCTGCTTCATCCCATAAGCCAATTTTCGCAGCGGAGCGGAAATCCCCCTGTAGACAATCCAGGAAATCCAAACCGCAAGCACCAGGCTGACGACTAATATCCCGTAAGTAAACACCTTCAAGGAGTCGGTATGGCTGCGAATTTCCCGCAGAGGCTGCTCCATCATGAGCGACCACCCGGAAAACTTGGACTTCACGCTGATGGCGACCATCTCCGTACCGGTTTGCGGCGACCTGAGGATGGTCCTGACCTCGTCCCCTTTGTTCAAGACTTGCGGATTTACACTCACACCTGTGCCGGTAATCGGGATTCCATCGCTTCCAAAAAGATAGATGTTCGCATTTTTGGAGGGGAGAAGCGGTTTCGCCAGTTCGATCAAGGCGCTTTTTTTGACAGAAATGATGAGCAGGTTCGGATTGATGAGCGTCCGGTTATAAGGATCCATCGTACGGATCAGATGAACGCTGTCCGCATCGAAGAAAGATTCACCACCCTGCGGCGTATAAAAAATCGTTCCCCCGCCCTCCTCCACCAAACGCTGGTACCACTCCTGCTTCTCCGCTCCCTCGGGCAGCTTGTGTCCGCCGAGCTTGCTGGAAATAACGGTACGAGACGGCATATGGATGATGGTGATTTGGTCCACCAACAAGTTGACCGTCGTCATGTTCGTTATCTGGTCCATCACCTGCGCAAATTGAACGAAGGACTGCTTTCCCGGCTCCTGTCCGACGGACTGCAGCGTGGTGTTCACGTTCATATCGAAAGCGATCAGCGAGGAAAGCTGTTCGATGTTCTGCAGCGTCAGGTCGATGTAACCAACCATTGTATGCAGGGCTCCCTGGGTCCTTTCTCCCGTTTGCACTTCCAGGATCATCTGCGATTTGGCGATGGCAAAAAGACTGAAGCCAGCGAGCGGAAGCAGGATCAGTAAAAAATACCATGTCAACCGAACCTGGATAAAACCGGTTAGCATTTTGCGCACTTTGGACAGGATTTCTTTCGTCAATTTGCTGGTCCCTCCTTTTATGCCCGGTCTCTCTCGGCTACTTGCTGGTTTCCCGCCACCATTCGTTCACTTCCCCGGTAATTTCATCACCGCCGGCATCCTTCCACTTTTTTACAAATGCATCGAATTCCTCAATGGGGCTCATGCCCGCGATGATTCGCGTAAAGGTTTCTTCCTGGAGTTTGGACAGCTTTACTTGATGTTTGCCCATTGCAGGAGTCGGGGGTCCATTAAAGCGGTTTTCCATCAGATTGCTTTCAATTCGCTGCACGTTGTCATAAAGCCGGAACTGCTCTCCGAGTCCATTCAGACGATCCCGGGTCATGTCCCGCTCAACGGTATCGGCCAACGATCCATATATGCCCCGATATCCTTGCTTCGTATGCTCTTCAAACCGGATAGTCAGCTTTTTATCCACCAGGGTCCAAACTTCATTTTCAAAGCCGAGCTTCAACGTTTTTTGGCCTGGCCCTGCGATAAAATCGAGGAATTTGACCACGGAC includes:
- a CDS encoding sugar phosphate isomerase/epimerase; the protein is MKIGVIVDSFRVGVKEGLIKAKEVGADGVQIYAVSGEMDPASLTPSARKEWKSYIESLGLEISALVGDLGGHGFQDKSVNAQKVEKSKRILDLAMELGTNIVTTHIGIVPEDPKSEIYETMHLACKELSTYAKSMGAFFAIETGPETANRLKLFLDGLGSNGVSVNFDPANMVMVTGDDPVKGVYTLKDYIVHTHAKDGVRNYEIDPREVYGALGYDPLDHEKIAEMASGGKAFEEVPLGEGSVDWKGYLQALTDIGYSRYLTIEREVGANPEADIMKAVQFLKKFKG
- a CDS encoding sugar phosphate isomerase/epimerase family protein, translated to MKLGVSSYSLSRAIQSKQMTVTEAIQWMADQGAQHVEIVPIGFDLVENPDLIDTIRRKTEEVGLDISNYAVGANFLKPTEDETEQEIRKLMTHVDIAYRLGVKRMRHDVAFRPIAETSVKQFEADLPRLIEPCRRIADYAAQFGITTSLENHGYFIQSPERVLRVMNEVDRSNFMITMDVGNVMCVDADSVCSVQSLLPYASMLHLKDFYYRKSRGNPGEGWFQTSHGNFLRGAIIGCGDIDMSEVIRQIRSSDYDGYISIEFEGMEDCLTGTRIGLENARRIWEQAGQ
- a CDS encoding sensor histidine kinase gives rise to the protein MTKEILSKVRKMLTGFIQVRLTWYFLLILLPLAGFSLFAIAKSQMILEVQTGERTQGALHTMVGYIDLTLQNIEQLSSLIAFDMNVNTTLQSVGQEPGKQSFVQFAQVMDQITNMTTVNLLVDQITIIHMPSRTVISSKLGGHKLPEGAEKQEWYQRLVEEGGGTIFYTPQGGESFFDADSVHLIRTMDPYNRTLINPNLLIISVKKSALIELAKPLLPSKNANIYLFGSDGIPITGTGVSVNPQVLNKGDEVRTILRSPQTGTEMVAISVKSKFSGWSLMMEQPLREIRSHTDSLKVFTYGILVVSLVLAVWISWIVYRGISAPLRKLAYGMKQLRTGNFTIQLEDARVDELGYVIESFNRMAENQKTLIRDHYEKQLLLSKMELKFLQSQINPHFLYNTLDSIYWTAKNYEADEISEMVLNLSKFFRLSLNKGNETFSVKDTIEHLKYYIKVQQLRFLDHFTVRYDIAEESEPYHVLKLLLQPIVENSVLHGLEKQSEGGELVISTYLEGNMLVLEVSDNGAGVENQRLDYICVKLEEASRLAAEGISTDIKKEKDLFGLRNVVTRMKMYYGKESEFLFESGTGRGTRITLRLPLEKCVTPLEEQAG